GTAAATGCACAGTAATATCAGAAGGGAGAGAAGGAAACACAAGGTTCCTGGTTGATATAGGGAAATATTGGTTCTCCCATTGCGAGGCAGCCTTGGCCTTCCCTACTACCCACTTATTATTTCACTCATGGGACTTAATGGCTGTGTCTGTTCCGGTAACTTTGGCTGCTGTGCATTCAGACGTATAGAACAAACAGACGTGGGGGATTTTGTGAATCACTAATGGAAGAGATTGGAATACAGAGTAAATAAGATGTGTGAGGGTGAATGGAAATCAGCTTACTGAGAGGGGGCAGCAGTCAATAGACCTTGGGGAAGGTCATAGCGAGGGATGTATGGTAGAAAGGGGGTAGCAATGAAGGCTGAACCAGAGGGGGAACTGAGCTGGCAGCTAAAGGGAAATAGAGTGGGAAGGGGCACGGGGGTTTCTGGGTGGGGGTTGATGAAGATGCTGAAAAGTAACTCCATGGTCTGCAAGGCCCAGAGAATAGAGGGACACTGAGTggaaaatacaaatacagtgttatttattactCACCTAGTACTGTAAGTTGCAGAGAAGCTCTTGCTCCACCCAACTCGCAGCTCCATTCCCCCCGGTCAGCCTGGGTTAGAGCTCGGATGATCAGCCGGTTCTCTGACTGTAAGAATCTGTTTGATGGAAGGACAGGGTTGCCACCATGCAGCCAGCGCAGCCGAGGGTGGGGATTGTACAGGGAACTCGCTCCAGAACACGTCAGGGTGACAGAGCTGCTCTCAGGGAGATCTCCGAGGGGCGACTGAGTGACTGCAAACATAGGAAGGAAGAAGCCAAAGTCACCTATAGGTCTCTTTCATTTTCCCTGCATTCCTGAGAAAGTTTGTACTGGAACCCACATATACCCCATGCCAACCATCTGCATGGCACCAGAACCCACATATACCCCATGCCAACCATCTGCATGGCACCAGAACCCACATATACCCCATGCCAACCATCTGCATGGCACCAGAACCCACATATACCCCATGCCAACCATCTGCATGGCACCAGAACCCACATATACCCCATGCCAACCATCTGCATGGCACCACAACCCACATATACCCCATGCCAACCATCTGCATGGCACCAGAACCCACATATACCCCATGCCAACCATCTGCATGGCACCACAACCCACATATACCCCATGCCAACCATCTGCATGGCACCACAATCCACATGTACCCCATGCCAACCATCTGCATGGCACCACAACCCACATATACCCCATGCCAACCATCTGCATGGCACCACAATCCACATATACCCCATGCCAACCATCTGCATGGCACCAGAACCCACATATACCCCATGCCAACCATCTGCATGGCACCAGAACCCACATATACCCCATGCCAACCATCTGCATGGCACCACAACCCACATATACCTCATGCCAACCATCTGCATGGCACCACAACCCACATATACCCCATTCCAACCATCTGCATGGCACCAGAACCCACATATACCTCATGCCAACCATCTGCATGGCACCACAACCCACATATACCCCATTCCAACCATCTGCATGGCACCAGAACCCACATATACCTCATGCCAACCATCTGCATGGCACCACAACCCACATATACCCCATTCCAACCATCTGCATGGCACCAGAACCCACATATACCCCATGCCAACCATCTGCATGACACCAGAACCCACATATACCCCATGCCAACCATCTGCATGACACCAGAACCCACATATACCCCATGCCAATCATCTGCATGGAACTAGAACCCACATATACCCCATGCCAAAATGTTTCTGGGGGTaccaaaaagggctgtgattggttatgggctagcccctgtgtggactggcagcctataggaggctcgaTTTGACAGTTCACCcattttttatgaaaccaaaagttgcctctaagccagaaagtCAAAAATAAGCCCTTGCTTTGAggctaaggggttggtgagcaacatgttgccccacaGCCACTCTTTGGGGATCACTGACGTAGATCATACCAATAGTAAGTAAGGCTCC
The sequence above is a segment of the Xenopus tropicalis strain Nigerian chromosome 7, UCB_Xtro_10.0, whole genome shotgun sequence genome. Coding sequences within it:
- the LOC116412136 gene encoding lymphocyte activation gene 3 protein-like, translated to MNSNGMLFRSRAVSSRVSIHPSPFELGDFSLHLDNVGEGDAGRYQGLAQYGGTKHECTVTLHIIGVTQSPLGDLPESSSVTLTCSGASSLYNPHPRLRWLHGGNPVLPSNRFLQSENRLIIRALTQADRGEWSCELGGARASLQLTVLVIHKIPHVCLFYTSECTAAKVTGTDTAIKSHE